The sequence below is a genomic window from Streptomyces sp. B21-105.
CGGCGGTGACGGGCTGGGCGACCGCCGACTTCTCGGGGTAGCGGAGCAGTTGCAGGTCGCGGGTCGCCACCCATCTGCGGCCGGCGTACATCCAGGGCATGGCCATCGCGCCGGCGTAGTAGTGGTCGTCCTCGTACCAGCGGTTGTAGGCGTACTCGTGGCCTGGGTGTGGTTCGACCATGGTGATCAGGGCGTGCCCGGGACGGACCCCGTAGGGGCCGACGGCGGCCAGCTCGGCGTACGCGTCGCCGTGCGTCTCGGTGTGCGTGTCGGTGTGCGTCTCCTCGCTCATGCTCTTCCCCATCCTCGGTGACTGGCCCATACTCTGACGCTCCGTCAGATAGAGCGCCAGAGGCAGGGAGGCCCCATGTCACCGCTGCAGGGCAGGACCGTCGTCGTGTCGGGGGTCGGCGCCGGGCTGGGTCACCAGGTCGCCGCCGCGGTCGTGCGGGACGGCGGGAACGCCGTGCTCGGGGCGCGGACCGAGGCGAACCTCGCGAAGAGCGCGGCCGAGATCGATCCGGCCGGGGCGCGCACCGCGTACCGGGCCGCCGACATCACCGACGAGCACAGCTGTGAGGCGCTGGCCGGCCTGGCGCGGGAGCGGTTCGGGGGGATCGACGCGGTGGTGCACGTGGCGGCCTGGGACTCGTACTTCGGCGGGGTCGAGGACGCCGACTTCACGACGTGGCAGTCGGTGCTGGACGTCAATCTGCTGGGCACGCTGCGGATGACGCGGGCCTGTCTGCCCGCGCTGAAGGAGCGGGGCGGGTCGGTGGTGTTCATCGGGACGCAGTCGGCGGTGGCGGCGCCCTCGCAGGTGCGGCAGGCGGCGTACGCGGCCTCCAAGGGGGCGCTGACGAGCGCGATGTACTCGCTGGCGCGGGAGCTCGGGCCGTACCGGATCCGGGTCAACACGGTGCTGCCGGGGTGGATGTGGGGGCCGCCGGTGCAGGCGTACGTACAGTTCACCGCGCAGACCGAGGGGGTGTCCGAACAGGAGGTGCTGGGGAGGCTCACGGGACGGATGGCGTTGCCGGAGCTCGCCACGGACGGGGACGTGGCGGATGCGGCGGTGTTCCTGGTGTCGGACCGGGCGCGGGCGATCACCGGACAGTCGTTGCTGGTCAACGCCGGGGAGCTGATGCGTTGAGTTCACATGGATGAACGCAAGACAGCATACCGAATTCTTTTACCTCCCTTTGACCTCACGGTTACTTGTCGTGTCCACGCGCGAGCGCCCACGATGAGCGCCGGGCTGATCCCTGGGAGGGCGCACATGAACGGTCTCGACTGGGCCGTGCTCATCGGCTATTTCGGCGTGATGGTCGCGATCGGCGTGTGGTCGCACAAACGCGTCGACGACGTGAGCGACTTCTTCACCGCCGGCGGCAAGATGCCCTGGTGGCTGTCCGGCATCTCGCACCACATGTCGGGCTACAGCGCGGTGATGTTCACCGGGTACGCGGGCATCGCCTACACCTACGGCGTCACCTCCTTCGTCACCTGGTCCTTCCCCATCGCGCTGGGCATCGCGATCGGCTCGAAGCTGTTCGCGCCGCGCATCAACCGGCTGCGGTCGCGACTCCATGTGGCTTCCCCGCTGGAGTACCTGAAGAACCGCTACGACCTGAAGACCCAGCAGGCGCTCGCCTGGTCCGGGATGCTGCTGAAGATCGTGGACGTGGGCGCCAAGTGGGCCGCCATCGCGACCCTGTTGTCCGTCTTCACCGGCATCTCCCTCAACCAGGGCATCCTCATCA
It includes:
- a CDS encoding SDR family oxidoreductase, giving the protein MSPLQGRTVVVSGVGAGLGHQVAAAVVRDGGNAVLGARTEANLAKSAAEIDPAGARTAYRAADITDEHSCEALAGLARERFGGIDAVVHVAAWDSYFGGVEDADFTTWQSVLDVNLLGTLRMTRACLPALKERGGSVVFIGTQSAVAAPSQVRQAAYAASKGALTSAMYSLARELGPYRIRVNTVLPGWMWGPPVQAYVQFTAQTEGVSEQEVLGRLTGRMALPELATDGDVADAAVFLVSDRARAITGQSLLVNAGELMR